The Marinobacter sp. SS13-12 sequence ACGCCCCGACCTGCTGGAAAAGCGGGTGTTTACGGACGAAGAGCGTAAGCTGCTGGAAGAGATTTTGAACGAACCGGGTGCCTCTGAATCATCAGGGCATTAAAAGATTGGGTATCAGGAGCACTAACGATGAGCGGTAAGAACAACATCATCAGTCAGATTGAATCAGAGCAGATGACCAAGGAAATCCCTGCCTTTGCGCCGGGTGACACCGTGGTTATCCAAGTGCGTGTAACTGAAGGCAACCGCGAGCGTCTGCAGGCGTTTGAAGGCGTTGTCATTGGCAAGCGCAACCGTGGCATGAACTCTTCCTTCACTGTACGGAAAATTTCCTACGGCGTTGGCGTTGAGCGTACCTTCCAGACCTTCTCCAAGCTGATCGACAGCATCAGCGTGAAGCGTCGCGGCGACGTTCGCCAGGCCAAGCTTTACTACCTGCGCGACCTGTCTGGCAAGGCAGCTCGTATCAAGGAAAAGCTGGGCTGATCAGCAGCGGTTGCTGGTCAAGTTCGTTGAAAAAGGCAGCCTTTGGCTGCCTTTTTCGTGTCTGATCTCCATAACTGCATCGGCGCGGTACGTTTCGAGTAAGCTGTTATGAGCCGGAAGACCAACTCCAGAGCTGAATTGCGTCCCCCCGATGAAGCAATCATTGTGCGCTTCACAGATGCCGTCTGGCTTGAGGACGGGCTGGGTGAGAAAACCCGCGAGGCATACCGCAGCGATCTCGAACGCCTGGCGGTATGGCTGCAGGAGCAGCCGGGAAAACCATTGCTGGCAGACGTGCGTCGTACCGATTTGCTGGCCTGGATCGCCCGGGGTTTGGCCGATGGCTTCAAGACGTCCACCGCTGCTCGTCGCCTGTCTGGTTTGCGGCGTTTCTATCGCTACCTTTTACGCGAAGGGTTGATCTCAGAGGATCCGACATTGCGCATTGACAGCCCCAGGCTTCCGCGGCGCCTGCCGGATTCCCTGTCGGAGGACGATGTGGACAATCTGCTGTCGGAGCCCGACCCGGAGGTGCCCATCGAGCTTCGCGACAAGGCAATGATGGAAATTCTGTATGGCTGCGGTTTGCGGGTGTCGGAACTGGTGGCGTTGACCGTGGACGAGGTGAATCTGCGTCAGGGTGTGGTCAGGATAGTAGGCAAGGGAAACAAGGAGCGGCTGGTGCCCCTGGGAGAGGAGGCCATTGACTGGCTGGTGCGGTACATGAAGGAAGGGCGGGGTGAACTTCTCAGGGGGCGGCCAAGTAATGCGCTGTTTCCCGGAAACCGGCCGGTCGCCATGACACGGCAGACGTTCTGGCACCGGATAAAGCACTATGCCCTGCGGGCAGGCATCCACAAGCATCTTTCCCCACACACCCTGCGGCATGCCTTCGCCACCCATTTGCTGAATAATGGCGCAGACCTGCGGGTAGTGCAGATGCTGCTGGGGCATTCGGATCTTTCCACCACACAGATATACACCCATGTGGCGCGACAGCGATTGCAGTCCCTGCATCAGTCCCATCATCCCAGGGGCTAGTGTCATGTCTGGTTGCGGTGGCGATGCGCCTTGGTACACTGAACTTTTTTTGGTGGCCGGTGTCGCAACTCTCTCGACGCTATTAACTCTCTTGGTTTTTTTAACGACGCGGCGGGAATCGCGCTGCCGTGAAGATTGAACACCCTGTGAGCCCTTTTAACTGGAAGCCATTATGTTGATCAAGAGCCTGTTCAAGTCCTGCCTGCTGTTCGTTACCGCTACCCTGGTCATGGCCGGAGCATCAACCCTTCAGGCGGGTGAAGTAGAGGACAAGATTACCGAAAAACTGACGGCAGCTGTTCCTGGCCTGAAAATCTCCGAGGTTCGCAAGTCCGAAGTCAAGGGCCTGTACGAGGTGTACAGTAATAACGGGGATACCATCTTCACCACTGCCGACGGCCAGTACCTCCTTACCGGGGACCTCCTGAAGATTACCAGTACTGGCATCGCCAATGTCTCGGAACAGGGAAGGGCATCGCAACGGGCCCGTACAATGGACGATTTTGGTGGCAAGGGGGTGATCAGCTATGCTGCCAAGGGTACGGAGAAGGCCTCCATTGCCGTGTTTACCGATATTGATTGCCCCTACTGCCGTAAGATGCATGATGAAGTGCCACAGCTGAATGACATGGGCATTACGGTTCACTACTACGGTTTTCCCCGCTCCGGGCCCAACACACCCTCATTCCGCAAATATATTTCTGTCTGGTGTTCCGATGACCAGCAGGCAGCCATGGATGCCGCCAAGCAGGGCCGCCCTGTAGAAGAGCAGAGCTGTGACAATCCGGTCAGGGAGCAATTCCAGTTGGGCGGTCGCGTTGGTGTGACCGGCACCCCGGCGATCGTGCTGGAAGACGGTAACATGGTGCGTGGTTACGTGCCGGCCCAAAAACTGGCTGAAGGCCTCGGGCTGCTCTGATAGTCTACCGGTCTGAAGCTTTGCCCGTTGTGTCGGACAGGGCTTATTCGGGCGCACGTTAACCGTTATACTATCGCTCCCCACAGCAACCCATCGGGAACAGAGGTGAAAGCTTGAAAGACGTCAATGTCGGAATCTGCGGACTGGGAACAGTCGGTGGTGGTACGTACAACGTACTGACCCGGAACGCCAGCCTGATCACGGGCAGGACAGGTTTCAATATCCGGATTGCCAGGGTGGCGACACGCACACCCCGCAGCGATATTGATCTGGGTGATATCCCTTTCAGCACCGATGTGTTCGACGTGGTGAATGACCCGTCCGTGGATATTGTGGTGGAACTGATTGGCGGCTACGAGACTGCGCGGGAGCTGGTGCTGGCAGCCATCAAGAATGGCAAGCACGTAGTAACTGCGAATAAGGCCCTGATTGCGGTTCACGGCAATGAAATCTTTGAGGCTGCTGCGAAGAAAAATGTGATCGTTGCCTACGAAGCGGGTGTCGCCGGTGGAATTCCGGTCATCAAGGCCGTTCGTGAGGGCATGGCGGCCAATCGGGTCGACTGGATTGCCGGCATCATCAACGGTACCGGTAACTATATCCTGACGGAAATGCGTGCCGGCCGTGAATTCGCTGAGGTGCTCAAAGAGGCCCAGGATCTGGGTTATGCAGAGGCTGATCCCACCTTTGACGTTGAAGGTATCGACGCCGCTCACAAGTTGACCATCCTGGCCTCGGCAGGTTTCGGTGTGCCACTTCAGTTCGAAAAGGCCTATACCGAAGGGATTTCCGAGATTACCCCTTACGATATCGCCCATGCCGAGGTTCTGGGGTATCGCATCAAGCATCTGGGCATTGCCCGCCGTCGCGATGAAGGCATCGAGCTGCGCGTGCATCCCACGCTGGTTCCCCGTAGCCACCTCATTGCCCAGGTTGATGGTGTACTGAATGCAGTACTGGTGGATGGCGACGCCGTCGGCCAGACCATGTATTACGGCCCGGGTGCGGGCGACGAGGCCACAGCCTCTGCGGTAATTGCCGATATCATCGATGCCGCCCGTTCCGTCGCCGCTGAAAGCAACCAGCGTGTGCCTTACCTCGGCTTTGAGCCGTCGGCGATGGAAGATCTTCCGGTGCTGCCCATGGAGGATGTCCAGTCTGCCTATTACCTGCGTATCCAGGCGTTGGACCGCCCCGGCGTGCTGGCGAAAGTGGCGTCTATCCTGAGCGAGCACGGCATCAATATCGAGTCCATCATGCAGAAGGAATCGGAGCTGAAGGATGGCCGCATTCCGGTGATTATCCTCACCCACACGGTTCAGGAGCGCCAGATCAACCGCGCCATTGAAGAACTGGAAGCTCTCAGCGATATCGACGGAAAAGTCATTCGCATCCGTGCCGAAAACTTTAACTGACAGGAACGCGCAAGGTGAGATACATCAGTACACGGGGCGAAGCTCCCGCCCTGGGTTTTGAAGATGTCCTGCTGACAGGCCTGGCCACCGACGGTGGCCTGTATGTCCCGGAATCCCTGCCCCATTTCAGCCTGGAAGAAATCCGCAGCTGGCGCGGGCTTTCCTACAGCGAGCTGGCCTTCAAGGTGATGCATCCGTTCGTGGACGATGCCATTCCGGCAGAGGATTTCCGCAGGATGCTGGACGAAACCTACGGTGACGCATTTGCCCACAAGGCGGTCGCGCCACTGGTTCAGCTGGATAGCAATGAATGGGTCATGGAACTGTTCCGTGGCCCTACCCTGGCGTTCAAGGATTTCGCTCTGCAGCTGCTGGGGCGCCTGCTGGACTATGTGCTGGAGAAGCGACAGCAGCACGTGGTGATCATGGGGGCGACGTCTGGCGATACCGGTTCCGCCGCCATTGAAGGGTGCCGTCGCTGCAAGCATGTGGACATATTTATCCTGCACCCCCACGAGCGTGTTTCCGAGGTGCAGCGTCGCCAGATGACCACCGTGAAGGGTGATAACATCCACAACATCGCGGTGCGCGGCAACTTTGATGACTGTCAGCGGATGGTCAAGGCAAGCTTTGGCGACCAGTCGTTCCTGGGCGGAAAAACCCAGCTTGCGGCGGTGAATTCCATCAACTGGGCTCGCATCATGGCCCAGATTGTCTACTACTTTCATGCGTCGCTGGCCCTCGGTGGTCCGGATCGCAGTATGGCGTTTTCCGTGCCCACCGGTAACTTTGGCGATATCTTTGCCGGTTACCTGGCCAAAAAAATGGGCCTGCCCATCTCCCAGCTGGTGATCGCCACCAACCGCAACGATATCCTGCATCGTTTCATGAGTGGCAACCGGTACGAGCAGCTCAAGCTTGAGCATACCCTGTCGCCGAGCATGGACATCATGGTATCCAGCAACTTCGAGCGTCTGTTGTTTGATCTGCACGGACGCGATGGAATCGCTGTGAAAGAGCTGTTGGAAAATGCTTCCAGGGGGCCGGTCAGCATTGAAGACTACCGCTGGAAGCATGCCCGCAAGGTGTTTGATAGCGACGCGGTCGACGATGAAGGCACCACGGACACCATCCGTGAAATCTTCGAGCAGAATGAATACCTGCTGGATCCGCATACCGCCATCGGCGTTCGCGCAGCCCGCAACTGCCGTCGCGACCCGGCCATTCCCATGATTACCCTGGGCACCGCTCATCCGGCCAAGTTCCCGGATGCTGTGTTGCGCTCTGGTGTCAAGGCGGAGCCGGCGTTGCCGGTGCACATGGCGGACCTGTTCGAGCGGGAAGAGCAATACACCGTGCTGGATAATGACCTGCCTGCTGTGCAGGACTTCATCGCCAAACACTGGAAGAATACCTGACCGGTATGACACCAAAAAAAATCCTGCGTCGCCCCAGTCCGGAAACCACGCCGGACTGGGGTCAGAATCTGCCTCCACTGCTCCGCCGACTCTACGCCGCCCGTGGCGTTACTTCTGATGAACAGCTCAGTTATACCCTGAAGCACCTGGCCTCACCCATGGACCTCCGGGGAATCGACCGCGCTGTCGCTCTGCTGACTGAGGCAATTATCAGCCAGCAACGGGTACTGGTTCTGGGCGACTTTGACGCCGATGGTGCCACCAGCACGGCGGTGGCCATGCTGGGCCTGGGCATGCTGGGGTTGAACGACATCGATTTCCGCGTGCCCAGCCGCTTTTCCGATGGTTATGGCCTGACGCCCGGTATAATCCACCGGCTACAGGAAGAGGGCTCCCTGCCGGACCTGATGGTTACCGTGGACAACGGCATTTCTGCGGTTGAGGGTGTCCAGGCAGCCCGGGATCTGGGCATAAAGGTGGTGGTGACCGACCACCACCTGGCCGGCGAAACCCTTCCCGATGCCGACGCCATCGTGAACCCCAACCAGCCCGGATGCCCCTTCCTGAGCAAGAACGCGGCGGGTGTGGGTGTGATGTTCTACGTGCTGACAGCCTTGCGCAAACATCTCCGAGAGCAGGGCCTCCTGCCAGATCCGCAGCCCAATCTTGGCAACCTGCTGGATCTGGTTGCCCTCGGCACTGTGGCGGACGTGGTACCGCTGGATCACAACAACCGCATCTTCGTCGAACAGGGCCTGCGCCGAATTCGCCAGGGCGAAGCCCGCCCGGGTATTCTGGCGTTGCTGGAGGTGGCAGGTCGCGATCACAGCGAAATCAGCTCCACCGACCTTGGGTTTGTGGTCGGCCCAAGGCTTAATGCTGCCGGTCGCCTGGATGACATGAGCGTGGGCATTGCCTGTCTGCTGGCTGACAGCCGCGACGAGGCCCAGCGCCTGGCCCGGGAGCTGGACACCTTCAACCGCGAACGGCGCACCATCGAAAAAGACATGAAAACCCAGGCCCAGGACCTGCTGGCGTCCATGTCGCTGGATATTGAAGGTTTACCCTGGGGGCTGGCCCTGTTCGACACCGACTGGCACCAGGGCGTGATCGGCATACTGGCCGCCCGCATCCGTGAGCAGACCCACCGCCCGACCATTGCCTTTGCGCCGGACGACAACGGTGAAGACATCAAAGGCTCCGCCCGCTCCATTCCCGGCCTGCATATCCGTGATGTACTTGCGGTGGTCGACGCCCGCCACCCAGGCATGATGAAAAAATACGGTGGCCACGCCATGGCGGCCGGCATGACCCTGTCCCGCAATGATCTTGAAGCCTTCAGCGAGGCATTCGACAGGGCCGTGCGCGATACGCTGCGAGCGGAAGACCTGGAGGCTGCCATCACCACCGACGGCCCCCTGAACCCGGACGAACTACACCTGGAAACCGCCACACTGTTGAAGCGGGCCGGCCCCTGGGGTCAGCATTTCCCGGAGCCGCTGTTCGACGGCAACTTCCGCGTGGTCAGCCAGCGTATTGTTGGCGAGAACCACCTGAAACTGGTTCTCCAGCCGGAAGAGGGTGGCGCCATCATCGACGGCATCGCCTTCAACACTGGGCCGGAAGTGCCCGACTACACCCGGACCGGGGCCCGGGTGGTGTACAAGCCTGACGCCAATACCTTTCGCGGGCGTACCAACTTGCAGCTTCTGGTGGATTATCTGGAGCCTCTGGCCTGATTTTTCGGGACTTCGGCTTTTGGGGGCTGGGCCTGGGGTGGGGACTATTTTCTTTGGAAAAAGAACTCGCTTCGCTCAGACACCTTTTTCTGGCAGAAAATAGCCCCCCACCCCAGGCCCGACCAAACTCGAGAGTTAACGCTGTATAACGTAGGTCGGATTAGGCCCAACGGGCCGTAATCCGACAAAAAACCCAGAGAGCCGACGCCAAAGGCATAATTAACAAAACAAACCGAAGCCGAGTGATGGCGGATTTCAGGGTTGGCCGGGGTGATTGACCGGGCACTGTTGGATTACGAGGCGTTGCCTCTAATCCAACCTACGGTTCTGGCGTTAACTGTGAGCTCCGGGCGCCGATCGGGCAGGCCCTTCCGGGATCGTCAAAAACATGGATGTTTTTGTCGAGCGTACAGGGACGTATTCACCGCGTATCCCGGAAGGGCCTGCCCGATTGGTGCTTTCACCGAAGTCAGGTTGACGCAAGCACCGAAGTCGCGGTTAGCACCGGCTGATTTAAAAACAGATTTCCGGTAGAATCTCGCGTCTGATTTTGATCGCATCCATTTTCCGAGAGTGAGTAAGGATTTCATGGAAATCAATCCCATTGTTACGAAGATAAAAGACCTTCGTGAGCGCACTGAAGCGCTCAGGGGGTATCTTTGACTACGATCAGCGTAGTGAAAGACTGACCGAAGTAGAGCGCGAGCTGGAAGTGCCCTCGGTGTGGGAAGACCCCGAGCGGGCGCAGGCGCTGGGCAAGGAAAGGTCCGATCTTGAGTTGATTGTACGTACCATCGACAACCTCACCTCCGGCCTGGATGATGCCGATGGGCTGCTGGAAATTGCCGCTGAGGAAGAGGACGAAGGCACGGTTGCAGAGATTGAAGCAGACCTGGAAAGCCTCGACAAGGAGCTGGAAAAACTCGAGTTCCGCCGTATGTTCTCCGGCGAGATGGACGCCAATAACGCTTACCTGGACATCCAGGCAGGCTCCGGGGGCACCGAAGCCCAGGACTGGGCCAACATGTTGCTGCGCATGTATCTGCGCTGGGCCGAGCATCGCGGGTTCAAGGCCGAGATCGTCGAGTTGCAGGACGGCGACGTGGCAGGCATCAAAAGCGCCACCGTTCACGTTCAGGGCGATTATGCGTTCGGCTGGTTGCGCACGGAAACCGGTGTTCACCGGCTGGTTCGCAAGTCACCATTTGATTCCGGCAACCGCCGCCACACCTCGTTCTCGTCGGTGTTCGTATCCCCGGAAGTGGATGACAGTTTCGTGATCGAAATTGATCCGTCTGATCTGCGGGTGGATGTTTATCGTGCCTCTGGCGCCGGTGGTCAGCACGTTAACCGGACCGAGTCCGCGGTGCGCCTGACCCACAATCCGACCGGTATTGTTGTGGCCTGTCAGGCTGGCAGAAGTCAGCACCAGAACAAAGACCAGGCCATGAAACAGCTGAAGGCCAAGCTGTTCGAGCGCGAGATGCAGGAGCGTAACGCCGAGAAACAGAAGGCGGAAGACGCCAAGGCCGACATTGGCTGGGGCAGCCAGATTCGCTCGTACGTGCTGGACGATGGTCGGATCAAGGATCTTCGTACCAAGGTGGAGACCAGCAATACCCAGGCGGTGCTGGATGGTGACATCGACAAGTTTATCGAAGCCAGCCTGAAGATGGCGCTGTAACCAGCGCCTTCGCCATGCTGACCCGGACAATTCCCGATTTTGTGAGCCAACATGACTGAACACACCCAGAATGCACAGCCCGAGGACAACAAGCTGATTGCCGAGCGTCGCGCCAAGCTGTCTGAGATGCGCGAGCAGGGCAATGCCTTTCCGAACGACTTCCGCCGCGACGCCACCGCCGCCGAGCTTCAGGCCAAATACGGTGACAAGAGCAAGGAAGAGCTGGCGGAGATGGGTATCGTGGTGGCCATTGCCGGCCGGATGATGCTCGACCGCAAGGCGTTCAAGGTGGTTCAGGACATGACCGGCCGCATCCAGATTTATGCCACCAAGGATGTCCAGAAAGACACCAAGCACTGGGATCTGGGCGATATCGTGGGTGTGCGTGGCGTCCTGTGCAAGTCCGGCAAGGGCGACCTGTATGTGAGCATGGACGAGTACACTCTGCTCACCAAGTCACTGCGCCCGCTGCCGGAGAAGCACAAGGGCCTGACTGATACCGAGGCCCGGTACCGTCATCGCTATGTTGACCTGATGGTAAACGAAGACAGCCGCCGGGTGTTCTATGCGCGCTCGAAGATCATAAGTGTCATGCGCCAGTACTTCACCGACCGGGACTTCATGGAAGTGGAAACCCCGATGCTGCAGGTGATCCCGGGTGGGGCCACGGCGCGACCGTTCGTGACCCACCACAACGCCCTGGGCATCGACATGTACCTGCGCATTGCGCCGGAGCTGTTCCTCAAGCGCCTGGTGGTGGGTGGCTTCGAGCGGGTGTTCGAGATCAACCGCAACTTCCGCAATGAAGGGCTCTCCACCCGTCATAACCCGGAATTCACCATGGTGGAGTTCTATCAGGCCTACGCAGACCACAACGACCTGATGGACCTGACCGAAGACATGCTGCGCACCATCACCCAGAAGGTGCTGGGAACCACCACGGTAGTGAATACCCGCACCCTGATCGATGGTGAAGAAGAGACCATCGAATACGACTTCGGCAAGCCCTTCGAGCGCCTGACTGTGGTGGATGCCATCCTGCGCCATAACCCCGATATCAAGGCTGAGGCACTGGCTGACGAAGCCGGTGCCCGCAAGATCGCCAGGGATCTCGGCATCCATATCAAGAATGGCTGGGGACTGGGCAAGGTCCAGATCGAGATTTTCGAGGCAACCGCCGAGCATCGGCTGATGCAGCCGACCTTCATCACCGACTACCCGAAAGAAGTGTCCCCGCTGGCCCGCTGTAAAGACAACGACCCGTTCGTGACCGAGCGCTTCGAGTTCTTTGTGGGCGGCCGCGAAATCGCCAACGGCTTCTCCGAGCTTAACGACGCCGAAGACCAGGCCGAACGCTTCCAGGACCAGGTAGCCGAAAAAGACGCCGGCGACGACGAAGCCATGTTCTACGACGAAGACTACATTATGGCACTGGAATACGGTTTGCCGCCGACGGCTGGTGAAGGCATCGGCATCGACCGCCTCGCCATGCTGCTGACCAACTCCGCCTCCATCCGCGACGTCATCCTGTTCCCGGCCATGCGCCCGGAACACAAGGCGGAAACGAAGAAAGACGAGGGCTGACCATGCAGCCGGTGGAGATACTGGCAAACCAGCTCAAGCCCGACCGGGGCTGGTCAGAGCACCTTCGCAACGAATTCAGCCAGCCATACATGCAACAGCTGGCTGACTTTCTTGCGGCGGAAGAACAGGCCGGAAAAACCCTGTTCCCTGCTAGCCACCTCTGCTTTAATGCATTGAACAGCACCCCGTTGAACCAGGTCCGCGTCGTCATCCTCGGGCAGGACCCCTACCACGGCCCCGGCCAGGCCCACGGACTGTGCTTCTCCGTACGCCCCCACGTTGCCACACCACCGTCACTGGTCAACATCTTCAAGGAAATCCAGGAGGATATGGGTGTCCAGCCCCCGGACCACGGTTGTCTGCAACCCTGGGCCGACCAGGGCGTGCTGCTGCTCAACAGCGTCCTCACCGTCGTCCAGGGCCAGGCCGGCGCCCACCAGGGTAAAGGCTGGGAAACCTTCACTGACAGGGTCATCGAAACCATCAACCGGGAACGGCAGGGCGTGGTGTTTCTACTCTGGGGAAGCTACGCAAAAAAGAAGGGTCAACATATCGACCGCAGCAAACACCTGGTACTGGATGGTCCACACCCATCCCCATTAAGCGCCTACCGCGGCTTCTTCGGTTGCAAGCACTTTTCCCGGGCCAACGAGTGG is a genomic window containing:
- the rplS gene encoding 50S ribosomal protein L19; the encoded protein is MSGKNNIISQIESEQMTKEIPAFAPGDTVVIQVRVTEGNRERLQAFEGVVIGKRNRGMNSSFTVRKISYGVGVERTFQTFSKLIDSISVKRRGDVRQAKLYYLRDLSGKAARIKEKLG
- the xerD gene encoding site-specific tyrosine recombinase XerD; the protein is MSRKTNSRAELRPPDEAIIVRFTDAVWLEDGLGEKTREAYRSDLERLAVWLQEQPGKPLLADVRRTDLLAWIARGLADGFKTSTAARRLSGLRRFYRYLLREGLISEDPTLRIDSPRLPRRLPDSLSEDDVDNLLSEPDPEVPIELRDKAMMEILYGCGLRVSELVALTVDEVNLRQGVVRIVGKGNKERLVPLGEEAIDWLVRYMKEGRGELLRGRPSNALFPGNRPVAMTRQTFWHRIKHYALRAGIHKHLSPHTLRHAFATHLLNNGADLRVVQMLLGHSDLSTTQIYTHVARQRLQSLHQSHHPRG
- a CDS encoding DsbC family protein, translating into MLIKSLFKSCLLFVTATLVMAGASTLQAGEVEDKITEKLTAAVPGLKISEVRKSEVKGLYEVYSNNGDTIFTTADGQYLLTGDLLKITSTGIANVSEQGRASQRARTMDDFGGKGVISYAAKGTEKASIAVFTDIDCPYCRKMHDEVPQLNDMGITVHYYGFPRSGPNTPSFRKYISVWCSDDQQAAMDAAKQGRPVEEQSCDNPVREQFQLGGRVGVTGTPAIVLEDGNMVRGYVPAQKLAEGLGLL
- a CDS encoding homoserine dehydrogenase encodes the protein MKDVNVGICGLGTVGGGTYNVLTRNASLITGRTGFNIRIARVATRTPRSDIDLGDIPFSTDVFDVVNDPSVDIVVELIGGYETARELVLAAIKNGKHVVTANKALIAVHGNEIFEAAAKKNVIVAYEAGVAGGIPVIKAVREGMAANRVDWIAGIINGTGNYILTEMRAGREFAEVLKEAQDLGYAEADPTFDVEGIDAAHKLTILASAGFGVPLQFEKAYTEGISEITPYDIAHAEVLGYRIKHLGIARRRDEGIELRVHPTLVPRSHLIAQVDGVLNAVLVDGDAVGQTMYYGPGAGDEATASAVIADIIDAARSVAAESNQRVPYLGFEPSAMEDLPVLPMEDVQSAYYLRIQALDRPGVLAKVASILSEHGINIESIMQKESELKDGRIPVIILTHTVQERQINRAIEELEALSDIDGKVIRIRAENFN
- the thrC gene encoding threonine synthase — protein: MRYISTRGEAPALGFEDVLLTGLATDGGLYVPESLPHFSLEEIRSWRGLSYSELAFKVMHPFVDDAIPAEDFRRMLDETYGDAFAHKAVAPLVQLDSNEWVMELFRGPTLAFKDFALQLLGRLLDYVLEKRQQHVVIMGATSGDTGSAAIEGCRRCKHVDIFILHPHERVSEVQRRQMTTVKGDNIHNIAVRGNFDDCQRMVKASFGDQSFLGGKTQLAAVNSINWARIMAQIVYYFHASLALGGPDRSMAFSVPTGNFGDIFAGYLAKKMGLPISQLVIATNRNDILHRFMSGNRYEQLKLEHTLSPSMDIMVSSNFERLLFDLHGRDGIAVKELLENASRGPVSIEDYRWKHARKVFDSDAVDDEGTTDTIREIFEQNEYLLDPHTAIGVRAARNCRRDPAIPMITLGTAHPAKFPDAVLRSGVKAEPALPVHMADLFEREEQYTVLDNDLPAVQDFIAKHWKNT
- the recJ gene encoding single-stranded-DNA-specific exonuclease RecJ, whose amino-acid sequence is MTPKKILRRPSPETTPDWGQNLPPLLRRLYAARGVTSDEQLSYTLKHLASPMDLRGIDRAVALLTEAIISQQRVLVLGDFDADGATSTAVAMLGLGMLGLNDIDFRVPSRFSDGYGLTPGIIHRLQEEGSLPDLMVTVDNGISAVEGVQAARDLGIKVVVTDHHLAGETLPDADAIVNPNQPGCPFLSKNAAGVGVMFYVLTALRKHLREQGLLPDPQPNLGNLLDLVALGTVADVVPLDHNNRIFVEQGLRRIRQGEARPGILALLEVAGRDHSEISSTDLGFVVGPRLNAAGRLDDMSVGIACLLADSRDEAQRLARELDTFNRERRTIEKDMKTQAQDLLASMSLDIEGLPWGLALFDTDWHQGVIGILAARIREQTHRPTIAFAPDDNGEDIKGSARSIPGLHIRDVLAVVDARHPGMMKKYGGHAMAAGMTLSRNDLEAFSEAFDRAVRDTLRAEDLEAAITTDGPLNPDELHLETATLLKRAGPWGQHFPEPLFDGNFRVVSQRIVGENHLKLVLQPEEGGAIIDGIAFNTGPEVPDYTRTGARVVYKPDANTFRGRTNLQLLVDYLEPLA
- the prfB gene encoding peptide chain release factor 2 (programmed frameshift), yielding MEINPIVTKIKDLRERTEALRGYLDYDQRSERLTEVERELEVPSVWEDPERAQALGKERSDLELIVRTIDNLTSGLDDADGLLEIAAEEEDEGTVAEIEADLESLDKELEKLEFRRMFSGEMDANNAYLDIQAGSGGTEAQDWANMLLRMYLRWAEHRGFKAEIVELQDGDVAGIKSATVHVQGDYAFGWLRTETGVHRLVRKSPFDSGNRRHTSFSSVFVSPEVDDSFVIEIDPSDLRVDVYRASGAGGQHVNRTESAVRLTHNPTGIVVACQAGRSQHQNKDQAMKQLKAKLFEREMQERNAEKQKAEDAKADIGWGSQIRSYVLDDGRIKDLRTKVETSNTQAVLDGDIDKFIEASLKMAL
- the lysS gene encoding lysine--tRNA ligase; this encodes MTEHTQNAQPEDNKLIAERRAKLSEMREQGNAFPNDFRRDATAAELQAKYGDKSKEELAEMGIVVAIAGRMMLDRKAFKVVQDMTGRIQIYATKDVQKDTKHWDLGDIVGVRGVLCKSGKGDLYVSMDEYTLLTKSLRPLPEKHKGLTDTEARYRHRYVDLMVNEDSRRVFYARSKIISVMRQYFTDRDFMEVETPMLQVIPGGATARPFVTHHNALGIDMYLRIAPELFLKRLVVGGFERVFEINRNFRNEGLSTRHNPEFTMVEFYQAYADHNDLMDLTEDMLRTITQKVLGTTTVVNTRTLIDGEEETIEYDFGKPFERLTVVDAILRHNPDIKAEALADEAGARKIARDLGIHIKNGWGLGKVQIEIFEATAEHRLMQPTFITDYPKEVSPLARCKDNDPFVTERFEFFVGGREIANGFSELNDAEDQAERFQDQVAEKDAGDDEAMFYDEDYIMALEYGLPPTAGEGIGIDRLAMLLTNSASIRDVILFPAMRPEHKAETKKDEG
- the ung gene encoding uracil-DNA glycosylase, which codes for MQPVEILANQLKPDRGWSEHLRNEFSQPYMQQLADFLAAEEQAGKTLFPASHLCFNALNSTPLNQVRVVILGQDPYHGPGQAHGLCFSVRPHVATPPSLVNIFKEIQEDMGVQPPDHGCLQPWADQGVLLLNSVLTVVQGQAGAHQGKGWETFTDRVIETINRERQGVVFLLWGSYAKKKGQHIDRSKHLVLDGPHPSPLSAYRGFFGCKHFSRANEWLKQNGLPTVDWSLPSKSELLKQYGKSQSSS